The genomic segment AAGGCCGACAACCTGGTGATTCAGGGCTGCACGATCGGCGAGATCCAGAACCACGGGATCACCAACCACCTGGCCTACCACCCGGCGGGGACCGAGCCCCGGCTCAAGAACCTCGTGATCAAGGACAACAAGGTCTACAACACCTGCCTGGAGAACCCCAAGAAGTCGGGCCAGGGGATCAGCGTCGCGGCGGACGGCTTTTTGGTCAGCGGCAACGAGGTGTGGGGCTGCAAGGACATCGGGATCGACATCTGGCTCGGGGCCACGCACGGGGAGGTGGTGGACAACTGGGTCCACGACAACGCCATGGGCATGTACGTGGACGGGGCGCGCTACGTCCGGATCCACCGCAACCGGATGAACGCGAACCGGCGCACGGGCCTGACGGTCTCCTCGGAGGACCCGGCCTTCACCACCCGCCACATCTGGATCTTCAACAACCTCTCCTACGATCACACCGCCGGCGACGGCATGTCGATGTGGGACAACTCGGGCATCGGGGCCACCGACGTGCTGTTCGCCAACAACACGCTGCTGAACAACCGCTCGACATTCACCTTCTTCGGAAGGGGCAACACGGCCGAGCTCATGAACAACCTGGGCTACGCGACCGGTCTTGCGACCTACGACGAGAGCGCCAGGTCGTCCTACGCCATGCACGACAACCTCTGGCTGACGAGCCCGACGGGCTTCGTCTCGGCGAGCGGCAAGGACTTCCGCCTGACGTCGTCCTCGCCGGCCATCAACAAGGGCAAGGCCCTGCCGGTGCTCAGGGACGACCTGGGCAACACCTACGCGATCAGCACCGACTACCAGGGGCTCGGCAGGGCGGTTTCCGCCGCTCCCGACGCCGGAGCCTACGAGCTGCAGTGAATCATCGCCCACGTCGCACCACGCATCAGCGACACATGCAACAGAGAAAAGGACGCCATGCGAAACAAGGTCACCTTCAACACGGTGGTTCAGATCGGCTCTCGCGTGCTCGAGCTGGGGAGCGCGCTCTTCGTCAACGCCTGGATCGCCCGGCACTGGGGCAGCGAGGCCTTCGGGCAGATTGGCCTCTACATGAGCCTCTCCGGGGTGTTCATCTTCATGTTCGACTTCGGGCTCGGCAACCTGCTGATCCGGACCATCGCCCAGAACCGAGCCCAGGCGCGTCACTTCGTGCTCAACGGTCTGGTCGCCCTGCTGCCCTTCTCGCTGCTCGGCAGCGCCGCGGTGATCGGGATCGGGGTGGCCATCACCTCCTCTCGAAATCTGGGCCTGCTCGTGCTGGTCGCCCTTCACCTCGTCCTGATCGCCGCCTTCCTGCTCCTCCGGGCGGCCTTCCATGCCTACGAGCGCATGGAGCTCGAGAGCCTCTCGGTCCTGTTCGAGCGGGCATGCTGGATCGCGGCGGGAGTGTGGCTCGCCCTCCGGCCGCCGTCTCTGGTCGCCTTCTTCACGTGCTTCACCCTCTGCAAGCTCCTCAACGTGCTGGTCGCGGGGGGGCTTTTCATCCGCCACATCCGGCCGCATGCCGAGCGGGCCGTCCTCAGGCTCGCGACGCAGTGGGGCCTGATCAAGCAGACCATCCCCTTCGGCCTGAGCTGGGCCTTCGACTGCATCAACTCCAGCTTCAACCTTCTCTTGCTCTCGCACCTGGTGGGCGGCGCGGAGGTGGGATGCTACCGGGCCGCCGGCACCCTGATCGCGCCGCTCTCCTTCGTCGCCGCCTCGCTCAACAGCTCCTTGCTTCCCAAGATGAGCGAGGCGGCGAGCGCGCAGGAGAAGACGCTCTTCTGTTCCTACAGCGAAGCCGCCAACCGCCTGATCCTGGCGGCGGGCATCCCGCTCGCCCTTTTCATCATCCTCTTCGCCCCGGCCATCATCCACACCGTTTACGGGGCGGGCTTCGAGCAGGCCGTCTTGCTGCTGCAGCTCCTCAGTCTCGCCATCCCGCTGCGCTTCCTGAGCCAGTCCGTCGCCACGACCCTCCTGGCTGGTGACCAGCAGGCCCGGAGCATGCGCTGCTTCGGGGCGGCCGCGGCCTTCAACCTGGCGGGCAATTTCGTGGTCCTGCCGCACTGGGGCTCGGTGGGGGCCTGCCTCGTGACCATCGCGACCGACCTCCTGGTGCTGATCCTCATGAGCCACCAGCAGGGCTTCTCGCTGGGCGGAAAGGTCATCGAGCTCTCGCCTGCCCTGAAGTGCCTGGCGATCGCTTGCCTCGTCCTGATCCCGCTCGCCTGGGCGGGGGTCCCCCTCCTTGCCGCGGCGCTCATCTTCGCGCTCCTCTACCCGCTCCTGCTGATCCGAGTCAAGGCGCTGTCTGCGTTCGAGACCAGGCTGCTCTGGAGACCCGCGAGTCTCTAGATCGAGCACCGCGCGCGTCCCTCTGGACCGAGAGCCGGTGAGGCCCCTCCCTTACCGGGAGGGGCCTCACCGGCTCTCGGCCTGGTCCCTGGGGGTGTCGCCGAGAAACCTTGGCGCTTTTGCCCTTCGAAGACCTCCGGCCGAGTGGAAGGATGGAGGGGTTCGCTTGGCCGGTCGTATCACTAGACGTCGTCCACCAACCTTCCGAAAGGAACCTTCCATGACGTACGACACGCAGCAGCACCAAGACCTGATCTCGTTTCTCTCGCGCCGCTGGCGCGTGCTGGGGCTCACCTTCGCGGTCGTGGTCGCGGCCGGGAGCGCAGCCCTTCCCTTCATCCCGAAGACGTACCAAGCCACGACCAAGCTGCTCATCGTGAGGAATGACCAGCGCATGGGCGGCTTCAACATCGCCAACGAGTCGCTGCCCCAGCTCACCATGGACAGCAAGCCGCTCCAGACGCAGGCCGAGCTGATCCGCGTCAGCCCGGTCCTGAGGGAGGTGATTGCCCGGCTGGACCTGAGGGCGGCGGACGGCAGGCCCCTCACGCCCGATCAGCTGGCCGACCAGATCGCGATCAACCCCATCAAGGGGACCGACCTCATCGAGGTCTCGTACACCGCGCGCGACCCGCAGCGCGCCCAGCAGGTCGTCACGACCCTCTGCAGCGTCTACCTCCAGCACACCGAGCGCTCTCGCCGCGAGGGGATCAGCGAGGGAATGAGGTACGTCGACGAGCAGCTCGAGGCCGCTCGGGTCAAGTATGCCGACACCGAGAGCCGCCTCCAGGCCTTCAAGCTCAAGGCCGGCAGCATCGCCCTGCCCCAGGAGATCCAGGCCTCCGTCCAGGCGCTGTACGATCTGGACCAGACCATCCGCATGCGCCGGCTCGACCTGGAGAGCGCCCGGGCGCGCGTCGCCACCCTGCGCTCCCAGCTCGGCATGACCTCCAGGGACGCCCTCGAGCTGGCCGCGATCACCCAGAATCCTCGCCTGCGTGAGCTCCAGGCGCAGCTGCTCGCCGCCGAGGCCTCGCCGCTTCGCTCGCAGGGGCTCGCCCCCGATCACCCCGAGATGCTCGCGCTCGCCGATCGGGTCGCCGTTCTCAAGCGATCCATCGAGGAGGAGATCCAGGGCACCCTCGGCCACAAGGCAACCGTGCGATCGCTCGGCGACGTCCAGCTGGGGCTGCTCCAGCAGCTCGTCATGGCCGAGACCGAGGTCCGCACCCTCGAGAGCAACCTGCATGCCGCCGAGCGGAGCCGCGCGAAGCTGAACGCCGGCTTGGCCGTTTTTCCCGGGCGAGAGCAGCAGCTGGCGCGCCTGAGCCGCGACGCTGAGGTCGCCAACCAGCTCTACCGGCAGCTGCTCCAGAAGCGGGAGGAGGCGCACCTGAGCAGGGCGGTGCCCTCGGCCTACGCCCAGGTCGTCCAGCCCGCCGAGCTTCCGGGCGAGCCGAGCTTCCCCAGGAAGGGGGTCTCGATTCCCGCCCTCTTCCTGCTGGGGCTCTCGACGGCCTTCGGCGCCGGGCTGCTGAGAGAGCAGCTCGATCGCTCGCTGCGCTCGCAGGAGCTCGCCGCCTGCCTCCCCGAGGTGGGGATCATCGCCAGCATCCCCACCCTCTCGCGGCACGAGCTGAGGCGCGGCGAGCTGGTCGTGAAGCACGCGTCGAGCCCCCAGTACGTGGAGGCCCTCAAGGCCCTGGCGATCGCGCTCGAGGATCGCTACCCGGCCGGCGGCGAGGGGGCGGTGCTCGCCCTCACCAGCAGCCTGCCGGGTGAGGGCAAGAGCGTCACGGTGGCCAATCTCGCCTTCTGCCTCGCCGAGGCGGGGTACCGGGTCCTCCTGGTGGACGGCGATCTCAACCGGCCGCGGCTCCACGCGGTCTTCGGGGAGGAGAACTCCAACGGGGGCCTGGCCGAGCTGCTCAGCGAGCGCATTCACCCCCAGGATGCCGTCCGCCAGGTCGGCAAGGTCGGCCTGGTGAAGGCCGGGAAGGCCAAGCTCAACATGGCGCGCCTCAAGCGCAACCTCAAGCCCGCCCTCGACGAGTGGCGCCAGGCGTACGACTTCGTCCTCTTCGATCTGCCCCCGCTCGGCATGTTCGCGAACGTGGCCTACTTCGCCAAGCAGTGCGACGGAGTCATGCTGCTGGCCAACCTTCAGCGGACCTCGCGCGAGGCCTTCGGGATGGGCCTCCAGCAGTTGCGGAGCACCCGCATCCCGCTCGTGGGGCTGGTCGCGGTTGCGCAGCGGGCCCCCCTGGTGCGGATGTCGGGCTACTACCTCAGCGCCGGGGAAGGGGAGCGCCCATGACGCGGCTCTCGATCGCAGGGGCAGGGGCGTCGCTGCGCCTCGTGCCCTGGTGCCTCTTCCTCTTCCTGCTGCCGTTCGAGCGCCTGATCATGGGCTTTCGCCTCTGGCTGCCCTACAACCTGCTCGGAGTGGGGGCGGCCCTCCTGCTGGCGCTCGCTCCCCATCATGCCGGCGCCCAGGCGAGACTGCAGAGCCTCGCGGTGGCGTTCCTGACGATGGTGCTCTCTTTGAGCTACTTCTTCTCGCTCGATCCGGATGCGTCCATGCGGATGCTCGTCCTGGTGGCCTTCCACTGGCTGACCTACGCCCTCGCCTCGCTGGCCTCGCTCTCACCCGGCGAGTTCGAGAACTCCCTGAAGGCGCTCATGTGGGGCGGGGCGTGCGCGGCCCTCGCGGCGATCACCGCCGCCACGATGGGCCAGATCGGGGATTTCGACGGGCTCGAGCGGCCGACGCTCGTCGTCGCCGGGGTGCAGACGGACCCGAACTTCTTCGCCGCGGGCCTGTTGATCCCCTACGCGATCGCCCTCTTCCACGCGAGAAAGCGCCCCTGGTGGGGCCTCGCCCTGGCCGTCCTGATCGGGGCGGGCGTCCTCCTTCCCCAGTCGCGAGGAGGAGCGATCGGCCTGGTGGTCGTGACGTTCGCGAGCCTCCTGATGGCGCGGCGCTGGAAGGCGGCCCTCTTCCTGGGCGGGGCCCTGCCGGCCCTGTACCTGACCTGCTCCGCTGCGCTAGGCCGCTTCGATCTGCTCAGCGACACGAGCGGGGCGGGGAGAACCCAGGTGTGGCAGGCCCTCCTGGCCAAGGGCCTCGACCACTGGGCCACCGGCATCGGGCTGGGGGCCTCTCCGCGGGTCACCTGGTCGGCAGCCGGCCTCTTCGAGGCCCTCGAGCCCCACAGCCTGTACCTCGAGGCCTTCGTCGAGGCGGGGATCCTGGGGGGGGTGGCCCTGCTCGTGGTGCTCACGACTCACCTCTGGGGCCGGCAGGGCCATCCCCTGGTCGGCCCCGTTCGCGCCGGCTTGCTCGGTTTGTTCGCCTCGGCGTTCTTCCTCCACTTCCTGCCCTTCAAGCTCATGTGGGTCGCCTGGATTCTAGGCTCCCACCTGACGTCGATGCGAGCGCGCGAGGCGACCCCGTCCGAGGCGCTCGTCAAGGATCTCGATCCCCCCGTTCCTTCGTACCCGCAACGTTGACCAGAGGAGGCAGCAGCCATGTCGCACCACACCTCGCACCCGACCCGCTGGGGTATCGTCCTGGCCTTTTTCGCCGTCCTGTCGGGACAGCTCCCGGCCGCCGCGCTCGGGGCCGACTACCGGCTGCGCGACGGCGACGCCGTGAGCGTCTCGGTGCTCGGTCACCCGGACCTCTCGGTCCAGGCGCAGCCCATCCGGCCCGGCGGCCAGATCTCGATGCCGCTCATCCAGGCGCTCTCGGCCCAGGGGAAGACGGTCTCCGAGCTGACCGACGAGCTGACCGGCGCTTATCGCCCCTTCCTGAACAAGCCCCAGATCAGCGTGACCGTCGCCAAGTTCCGCCCCATGCGCGTGACCATCCTGGGCCAGGTGGGCAGGCCGGGCACCTTCGACTTCGAGGAGGCGCCGACGCTGGTCGACGTGCTTGCCACCGCGGGGGGGCTGAGCGAGCGTGCCGCAAGAAACTCCATCAAGGTCGTGGGCCCCGCGGGCTCGGGCAAGACCTACGACCTCGATCGGCTGCTGTCTCGCCAGGAGAGCAACCCTCTGATCCAGGAGGGTTCGATCGTCGAGGTCGGGGAGGTCTGGGGGCCCGACCTCTACCGGGTGACCATCCCGTTGCTGGCGGCCTTCGTCTCTTCGGCGGTATGGCTCCTGCGCCCCTGAGCCCGGGGTTGCCCCGGTCGTCCCACAGGCCTTGAAGCTCCAACTTGCTCGCTGTGTAGGGAGGAATCGTATGTCGTCAGGATCCATGGACTACGCCCCGGAAGATTCGAAGCTCCTCTTCTCCCCGGCCCTCGCTCCCGACAGGGCCCTCGGCTCGGCCCTCCACGCCTGGCTGCTCGCTTTGCGCGAGGCCGATCGGCGCCTCATCCTGTTCCTCAACGATGGGGCCTGGACGACGGCCGCCGCGCTCGGCATGCTCGCCTGCTCGGCTTTGCCCCTCGCCCAGGGCGGCGGGCTGTTGCTCGCGTGGCTCGTCGTCTCGATGGGCTGCTTCTACTCCTCGGATCTCTACTCGCTCGGCTCGCGGGGGGCCCGCCCCCTGCTCAGGGGGATGGCGCTCGGGGCCTTGGCGGCGGCGCTCGTCGCCTGGCGCCTGGGGGCGCCCGCCGAGCTGTTCTTCGCCCTCGTGGCGGCGGCATGTCTTGGGGGCGGTGCCCTGCTGATCAGCCGCAGCCTCCTCACCGACCTGTTCGCCAGCGCCGCTTCGAGTCGCCGGATGCTCTTGCTGTGCGAGGAGGCAGAGGCCCTGGAGGTCGTCGACGAGATCCGGCGCCACCCCCAGTGCGGCCTGCTCGCGCTGGGCCTGGTGACCGACGCGGCAGCCGCTCCGAGCCTGGACACCCTTTCGGTGCTGGGGGCACCGAGCCACCTGCCCGCGCTGGTCGCTCACCTGCACTCCGACAGCATCCTCGCAGGCTCCGGCGCCCTGCGCGGAGCCGAGTGGCGAAGCCAGCTCGCCCCCCAGGAGGAAACCATCGACCTGCCCAGCCTCTTCGAGCGCCTGAGCCGCCGGATCCCCGTGCGCTACCTCGACGAGCGCTACTTCATCGAGCGCTTCACCTGGACGCGAGGCTTCGGCTACCGGATCGCCAAGCGCCTCATGGACCTCGCCTTCACCCTTGTTGGCCTGGTCCTCGCCCTCCCGCTCTTCCCCTTCGTCGCGGCCGCCATCTACCTGGTCGATCGGGGCCCGCTCTTCTACTCTCAGGAGCGCGTGGGCCTCAACGGGCGCAGGTTCAAGGTCTACAAGCTCCGCACCATGCGCGTCGACGCCGAGAAGGGCGGGGCGGTGTGGGCCAAGGCCGACGACGACAGGGTCACCCCGGTCGGGCGCTTCTTGCGCCGGAGCCGCCTCGACGAGGTCCCTCAGCTCTGGAACATCCTGCTGGGGGAGATGAGCCTGGTCGGGCCGCGCCCCGAGCGGCCCGAGTTCGTCGCGGAGCTTGAGCGCGCGATCCCCCATTACCAGTGCCGCCACCTCGTGCTGCCCGGCCTCACGGGCTGGGCCCAGGTCCGCTTTCCTTACGGGGCCTCGGTCCAGGACTCCGAGGAGAAGCTCAACTACGACCTCTACTACCTCAAGCACCGATCCTGGTGGTTCGACCTGCTCATCCTCCTGCGGACCGTCGGGGTGGTGCTCAACAAGACCGGCGCGCGCTGATTCGCCGCTGCGCGCGGATGTTAAGATGGTTCTTCCGGAGGCCATCCGGCGGCCGCCGTTCGTAGGGCGGCCGGGATGGCCTCGTGATTAGGAGGAACCATGGCCGTAGAATCCGCCCCCATCGCGATCGAGCTCCCCGACGGGTCCAAGCGTGAGGTCCCTGGGGGCTCGACGATCGCAGACCTCGCCGCCTCGATCAGCCGCAGCCTTGCCAAGAAGGCCGTCGCCGCCCGCCTCGACGGCGAGCTGGTCGACCTGTCGCGTCCCCTGACCCGCGAGGCCAAGGTCGAGATCCTGACCCAGGACGCCCCCGAGGCCCTCGAGGTCCTGCGCCACTCGACCGCGCACCTGATGGCCAACGCCGTCCAGCGCCTCTTCCCCGGCGCCAAGGTCACCATCGGCCCGGTCACCAGCGACGGCTTCTACTACGACTTCGACTACGAGCGCGCCTTCACCCCCGAGGACTTCGAGAAGATCGAGGCCGAGATGCGCAAGCTCTCGGGCGCCGACCTGAAGGTCAGCCGCGAGGAGGTCGCCGCGGGTGGCGGTGCGGCCAAGGCCGGCGAGTTCGAGGCCCAGGGCGAGCCCTACAAGGCCGAGATCCTGCGCGACATCCTCGAGAAGGACCCCCAGGCCGTGATCTCGCTCTACCACCAGGGCGACTGGTCGGACCTCTGCACCGGCCCGCACCTGAGCTCGACCGGCATCATCAAGCACTTCAAGCTGCTGAGCACCGCGGGCGCCTACTGGCGCGGCTCCGAGAAGAACAAGATGCTCAACCGCATCTACGGCACCTCCTACTTCTCGGACGCCGACCTCAAGGCCCACCTGACCCGCCTCGAGGAGGCCGCCAAGCGCGACCACCGCAAGCTCGGCAAGGAGCTCGAGCTGTTCATGTTCTCGGAGGCGGCGCCGGCCATGCCGTTCTTCCTGCCCAAGGGCGCCTACATCTACAACAAGCTCGTGGCCTTCATCCGGGATCTCTACGATCGCTACGACTACCAGGAGGTGATCACCCCGCTCGCCTACAGCCCGGAGATGTTCCGCACCAGCGGTCACCTCGGCAACTACAACGAGAACATGTACCGGCTGTGGACCGAGGACGAGTGCGCCCACGCCGAGCCGGGGCACCTGCACGAGGAGCTGCAGGCGGACTCCTTCGTGCTCAAGCCGATGAACTGCCCGAGCCACTGCCTGATCTTCGGTACCCGGCGGCGCTCGTACCGCGAGCTGCCCTGGCGCGTGGCGGATTTTGCCCGCCTGCATCGCTACGAGCGCGGCGGGGTGGTCCACGGCCTGGCGCGCGTGCGGTCGTTCTCGCAGGACGACGCGCACATCTTCTGCACGCCCGAGCAGGTCCCCGGCGAGATCGAGAGGTTCATCAAGTTCCTCTACGAGGTCTACGAGGTGCTGGGCTTCAGCGAGGTCCAGATCAAGCTGGCGACCCGCCCCGAGAAGCGCATCGGCTCCGACGAGCTCTGGGATCGAGCCGAGGCGGCGCTGGCCAAGGGCCTCGAGAGCGGCGGCCTGCCCTACGAGATCCTTGAGGGCGAAGGGGCCTTCTACGGCCCGAAGATCGAGTTCCACCTGAAGGACGCGATCGGCCGGACCTGGCAGCTGGGCACCATCCAGTACGACTCGAACCTGCCGGATCGCTTCGACCTGATCTACATCGGCGAGGACGGCAAGGAGCACCGGCCCGTGATGCTGCACCGCGCGATCCTGGGCTCGCTGGAGCGCTTCTTCGCGGTCTACCTGGAGCACTGCGCGGGGGCGTTCCCGCTGTGGCTCGCCCCGACCCAGGCCGTCGTCATCCCCATCTCCTCGGAGAATGACGACTACTGCACCGAGGTCCTCGCCAAGATGAAGGCGGCGGGCCTGCGCGTCGAGCTGGACAACCGCAACGAGAGCCTCAACTACCGCATCCGCGAGGCCCAGGTCCAGAAGATCCCCTACATGCTGGTCGTCGGCAAGAAGGAGGTCGAGCAGGGCACCCTGGCGCTGCGCAAGCGCACCGGCGCCCAGGAGGTCCTGAGCGTCCAGGAGGTCATCGACCGGCTGGTCGCCGAGGTCCAGACCAAGGCCCTTCCCCAGGCCGTCGAGGCCAAGTAGAGCGCCCGTGCAACAAGCCCCCGCCCCGGATTCCGGGGCGGGGGCTTGTTGCACGCCTAGTGGACGCGGCTGGGGAAGGGCATCTCCATCTGGCGGGTGGGGACGAGGTTGCGGTTGTGGCTGTAGCCGATCAGCTGGTTCAAGTCGTTGACGCGCCGGCCGATGTCGTCCAGGTGACGGACCGCGCCGGTGACGGGATCCGGGACGTCGTGGCCCGTCATGAAGGGCGAGAGGGTGGCGGGCTCGTTCGCCTTGCGCGGCCGGACCTGGAGGAAGGCCTCGCCGGGGGGGAGGGTCTGCAGGCCGCCCTCGCGCAGGTGGCAGCCGTTGCAGGTGTTGAGCGAGAACTTGAAGCGGGCCTCCGGGTTGACGCCCGAGGCCTTCCAGAACAGGGGCGGATCGCTGATGCCCGCCGGCGGGAAGTCGCCGGCGCCGGGCACGAGCGCCGAGCCCGCGAGCATCCCGGCGGGAACCTGGTGCTGCTCGGCGAGGATGTCCTGCTCGTTGCGCCTGATGTAGTTGGCGAGCGCCTGCGTGTCGTTGAGCGCGATCTGCGGGGTGAGGGCCACCGGCGCGGGTTCGAGCTGGCCGCCGCGGGCGACGTGGAACTCGCGCATCTCCCAGGGGTGGTCCTTGAGGAACTGGAAGAAGTTCACGAAGTTGACGGGGTCGGCGGGGTTGGGGGGGCCGAACTTCGCGATCGCCTCCTGGGTGGAGAGCTCGATCTCGTTGGTGCGCAGCTGGTTGAGGGCGCTGCCGTTGGGCTTCGCGCGGTTGGCGCCGCCCTTGGCGAAGACGTCGGTCAGCTTCTGGAGCTCGGCGTTGTACTGGGGCCCGAAGTTCATGGTGCCCAGCTTGTGCCACCGCATGGCCCAGTCGGTGACGAGCCCCATGCGGATCTTGGCCAGCTGCTTGTTGTTGGGATCGTCCATGCGGTCGTACTTCATGCCGCCGAGCATGTTGAAGTCGACGCCGTACTCGAAGATGACGGTGAACAGGGGGCGGAACGGGTTGTTCTCGCCCTGGTCCCTGAGGTCCACCACGCCGAAGACCAGGCGGCCCTCGCCGGCGTTGCCCACCTTGCGCAGGTCGACGCGATTGGTGATGGCCAGAAGGCGGAAGGGCGCCTTGCTCATGTCGAGCCGGCTACCACCGCTCGCCTGTTTCCATGGGTCGATGATCAGGTCCTTGATCGCCTTGCGGGCCTGGACCTTCTGGCCGTTGACGTAGACGTCCTTGGTCCACTGGTTGAGCCAGTTGAGCACGAACTGCTCGGTGTTCTTGCCGCCCGAAAGGCCGTTCATCAGGGCGCCGAAGCTCCAGGGGCCCATGCCCTTGGCCCGGTAGTCGTTGACCACGCTCAGGTCGGTGACGACCAGCTCCTTGTGGGCGGCGATGGGGGTCGGCTCGCCGGGAGCGAAGGAGCCGCCCGCCTGGGCCTCGCGAGAGTCGCCGCTCGGGGCGGCCAGGTTGCCCGCCTTCAGGTTACAGCCGACCAGGGAGAGCGCCATGGTGGACACGACCACCCCGCTCACGATGGATCCGATTCTGCTTCGCATGCACACACACCTCTCTAGCTGATGACGGAGCCGATTGCCGCGCCGGGGCGAACTCGATCCGGTCGGTCTGCGTCGGTTCTTGCTTCGTGTGGCGTTGCACATACGCCGTGGCAGGAAGGGGGCGATGGGGCCGGGGGACGGGGCCACTGCCAGGCAACCGCGTATCATCCTAGCCAGAGTCCCCCCATAATACTTGGTTGGTTTCATCAAGCTTGGTTGTTCGGATCGAAGCTCCCAGAGAGCTTGGGGCGAACTGAACAAGCGAGCGTCATTCCTCCGCCGCTATGATCGGCCGGCCCATCGCGGCGAGGAGGATCCCATGTTCATTCACATGATCGGCCTGAGCCATCGGACGGCGCCGGTCGCGGTGCGCGAGCGCGTCGCCGTGCCGGCGCACGGCCTGCAGGGGGCCCTCTCGGATCTCCTGGCGGATCCCGGCGTCCTCGAGGGGGTGATCCTCTCGACCTGCAACCGGACGGAGGTCTACGCGGTCACGGCGGATCCATCGCTCGGCATCGAGGCCCTGCGCCGCTTCGCGGCGCGCGGCGGTGCCGACGCGGGGGGCTTCGAGGCGCGCGCCCAGGGCGAGGCCGTCCTACACCTCATGCGGGTCGCCGCGGGGCTCGAGTCCCAGCTGCTGGGCGAGCACCAGATCCTCGCCCAGATCAAGGAGGCTCTCGCGGCCGCGCAGCACCAGCGCGCCGCCGGCGCCATCCTGGATGCGCTCTTTCGCTTCGCGCTCAGCGCGGGCAAGCGCGCACGATCCCAGACCGAGATCGCGCGCGGGGCCGTCTCGGTCTCGGGGGCCGCCATCCACCTGGCGCGCGAGCATTTCGGCTCGCTGCGGGGCCGCGCCATCCTCATCCTCGGCAGCGGCAAGATGGGCGAGCTCGCAGCCCGCCACCTCGCGGGCTCGGGGCTCGATCGGATCTACGTCGCCAGCCGCACGCAGGGGGCGGCCCGGCGCCTCGCCGA from the Pantanalinema sp. genome contains:
- the thrS gene encoding threonine--tRNA ligase; amino-acid sequence: MAVESAPIAIELPDGSKREVPGGSTIADLAASISRSLAKKAVAARLDGELVDLSRPLTREAKVEILTQDAPEALEVLRHSTAHLMANAVQRLFPGAKVTIGPVTSDGFYYDFDYERAFTPEDFEKIEAEMRKLSGADLKVSREEVAAGGGAAKAGEFEAQGEPYKAEILRDILEKDPQAVISLYHQGDWSDLCTGPHLSSTGIIKHFKLLSTAGAYWRGSEKNKMLNRIYGTSYFSDADLKAHLTRLEEAAKRDHRKLGKELELFMFSEAAPAMPFFLPKGAYIYNKLVAFIRDLYDRYDYQEVITPLAYSPEMFRTSGHLGNYNENMYRLWTEDECAHAEPGHLHEELQADSFVLKPMNCPSHCLIFGTRRRSYRELPWRVADFARLHRYERGGVVHGLARVRSFSQDDAHIFCTPEQVPGEIERFIKFLYEVYEVLGFSEVQIKLATRPEKRIGSDELWDRAEAALAKGLESGGLPYEILEGEGAFYGPKIEFHLKDAIGRTWQLGTIQYDSNLPDRFDLIYIGEDGKEHRPVMLHRAILGSLERFFAVYLEHCAGAFPLWLAPTQAVVIPISSENDDYCTEVLAKMKAAGLRVELDNRNESLNYRIREAQVQKIPYMLVVGKKEVEQGTLALRKRTGAQEVLSVQEVIDRLVAEVQTKALPQAVEAK
- the hemA gene encoding glutamyl-tRNA reductase, translating into MFIHMIGLSHRTAPVAVRERVAVPAHGLQGALSDLLADPGVLEGVILSTCNRTEVYAVTADPSLGIEALRRFAARGGADAGGFEARAQGEAVLHLMRVAAGLESQLLGEHQILAQIKEALAAAQHQRAAGAILDALFRFALSAGKRARSQTEIARGAVSVSGAAIHLAREHFGSLRGRAILILGSGKMGELAARHLAGSGLDRIYVASRTQGAARRLAEATGGEVVSFFALDEVLARVDVLVCCTGAPHHVLSASDLAGLHARRGGRELVLLDLSMPRNLDPAIADLPGMRLWGLDDLEAIARERRQERAGVVSEVEAILEEERAAYLAWLRYFQMSPAIASLRDKAHQVRAGELERFLDKYAEAFSGDQRRLIEELSQAIVNKLLHGPLSRLRGMSAQEQRQHVGTLQDLFDLPVEDFAVHYRRRLVARHDALPSP